In Calonectris borealis chromosome Z, bCalBor7.hap1.2, whole genome shotgun sequence, a single genomic region encodes these proteins:
- the CAST gene encoding calpastatin isoform X21, with product MKPSETKSATTKTESGKNTQSTKPTDSQNKQPSEERQKEPSGPKSEKMSVAAGTAGAGAAGADAAGASVVTAADKSSTELGMDESALDSLIDTLGGPEDDVPTSPVYTGPEVTEDISSRYLEEMGKREGSLPPEYVKLLKSKGDSKDGVPPKVDERDEKPMTDDELAEALSSDFTCSAASAEEKKSLTEKPSKEGEIVQAQAASSVKTSVLPKEKTTKSEEEVKDDAVEALLDTLSGPEPQPEEDLSPVVEVSEAKAKEKKEEKAGERDDTIPPEYRLTPELDKDGKPILPKPEEKPKPLSESDLVDEFSKDFACPAQPAVQCKPSKPSSTFKKPSDPVSAKTTEDEVVPRATACTVQSSAPSAVSSVGHVADEALEALSRSLGKREPDPDEKKPAVDKVKEKTKQEECKKLGENEETIPPEYRLTEAKDKDGKPLLPKPEEKSQPMSENDLLKGLTEGFSCSPSPSAPLPTPTVVKKTKESKKPAGSSDVISATTVSSVHSAAPLASTSGGKEMDEALDLLSDFLGQREPDPDEDKPVVDKVKEKAKSEHTDKLGERDDTIPPDYRKLLESGEQGKPVKPTAKDDVKHKEQEKPTDDSAAIDALSGDFDTCAKAPATPQHSKCRTKVERKPSPLNQPQRTKENPKTLKRQRDSPPAANLRSRKQAKR from the exons ATGAAGCCATCTGAAACAAAG TCCGCAACAACCAAAACAGAATCTGGAAAAAACACTCAGTCAACCAAG CCAACAGACTCTCAAAATAAACAGCCATCCGAAGAGAGGCAAAAGGAACCCAGTGGT CCCAAGTCTGAGAAGATGTCCGTAGCGGCTGGCACAGCTGGTGCAGGTGCAGCCGGTGCAGATGCAGCCGGTGCAAGTGTGGTTACTGCAGCTGATAAGTCAAGTACTGAG CTTGGTATGGATGAGTCGGCACTAGATAGCCTAATAGATACCCTAGGTGGACCTGAAGATGATGTGCCTACTAGTCCTGTTTACACTGGTCCGGAAGTTAcg GAAGATATATCTTCAAGATACTTGGAAGAAATGGGTAAACGGGAAGGTAGTCTCCCTCCAGAGTATGTTAAATTGTTGAAG AGCAAAGGGGATAGCAAAGATGGAGTCCCACCAAAAGTAGATGAACGAGATGAA AAGCCGATGACAGATGATGAGCTTGCAGAGGCCCTGTCGTCTGACTTTACCTGTagtgctgcttctgctgaagaaaagaagagTCTGACAGAG AAACCAAGCAAGGAAGGAGAAATTGTGCAAGCACAAGCAGCAAGTTCAGTCAAGACCTCAGTTCTTCCGAAGGAGAAGACGACAAAATCAGAAGAG gaagtTAAGGATGATGCAGTGGAAGCTCTTCTTGATACTCTCAGTGGACCTGAACCTCAACCTGAAGAAGATCTTAGCCCTGTTGTAGAGGTGTCAGAG gcaaaagctaaagagaaaaaagaagaaaaggctggaGAACGTGATGATACGATACCTCCAGAATACAGGTTAACACCGGAGTTG GATAAAGATGGAAAACCAATACTgccaaagcctgaagaaaaacCTAAG CCTTTGAGTGAATCTGATCTTGTTGATGAATTTTCAAAAGACTTTGCCTGCCCTGCACAGCCTGCAGTACAATGCAAACCATCGAAACCCAGCAGCACATTCAAA AAGCCTTCAGATCCTGTGTCTGCAAAAACTACTGAGGATGAAGTAGTCCCTCGTGCCACAGCTTGCACTGTGCAGTCTTCAGCTCCATCAGCTGTGTCCTCA GTTGGTCACGTGGCAGATGAAGCACTGGAAGCCTTGTCCAGAAGCCTAGGAAAGAGGGAGCCTGATCCAGACGAAAAGAAACCTGCTGTGGACAAAGTTAAG GAGAAAACCAAACAGGAAGAATGCAAAAAACTGGGTGAAAATGAAGAAACTATTCCTCCAGAGTACAGATTAACAGAGGCAAAA GATAAAGATGGAAAACCACTCTTaccaaaacctgaagaaaagtCCCAG CCTATGAGTGAAAACGATCTTTTAAAGGGTTTGACGGAAGgattttcctgttctccatcccCATCTGCACCATTACCTACACCAACTGTAGTAAAG AAAACCAAGGAGAGTAAAAAGCCTGCGGGTTCCTCAGATGTTATCTCTGCTACTACAGTTTCTTCAGTGCACTCAGCAGCTCCTCTAGCTTCTACCTCA GGAGGAAAAGAGATGGACGAAGCCTTGGATCTCCTGTCCGATTTCTTGGGACAGAGGGAGCCCGACCCTGATGAGGACAAACCAGTTGTGGATAAAGTAAAG GAAAAGGCTAAATCTGAACACACAGACAAACTTGGAGAAAGAGATGATACTATCCCACCTGACTATCGAAAACTTCTGGAGTCAGGTGAGCAG GGTAAACCAGTAAAGCCAACAGCAAAGGATGATGTGAAACACAAAGAACAAGAG AAGCCTACAGATGACTCTGCAGCTATTGATGCCCTATCAGGTGACTTTGATACTTGTGCAAAGGCTCCTGCCACTCCACAGCATTCAAAG tgTAGGACAAAAGTGGAAAGGAAACCATCACCACTAAACCAACCCCAAAGGACAAAGGAAAACCCAAAGACCCTAAAACG GCAAAGGGACAGTCCTCCAGCAGCAaatctgagaagcagaaaacaagctAAACGTTAA
- the CAST gene encoding calpastatin isoform X1, translating into MGFAHRRFLPNAKRRCGAERRAPARASASALSRPEPAYFGSLPGRRHWRAVPCRAVPEVGRPCLLGGERAARHTGSPRAWPAPPEHQNHSCSGAGAKTAVSWHSCWKQKARVYDKQSPSADASKTQIMKPSETKSATTKTESGKNTQSTKPTDSQNKQPSEERQKEPSGAKSQTSPSVTTTSKPNNTGKVTTTQADQPPQTASVETAKPKSEKMSVAAGTAGAGAAGADAAGASVVTAADKSSTELGMDESALDSLIDTLGGPEDDVPTSPVYTGPEVTEDISSRYLEEMGKREGSLPPEYVKLLKSKGDSKDGVPPKVDERDEKPMTDDELAEALSSDFTCSAASAEEKKSLTEKPSKEGEIVQAQAASSVKTSVLPKEKTTKSEEEVKDDAVEALLDTLSGPEPQPEEDLSPVVEVSEAKAKEKKEEKAGERDDTIPPEYRLTPELDKDGKPILPKPEEKPKPLSESDLVDEFSKDFACPAQPAVQCKPSKPSSTFKKPSDPVSAKTTEDEVVPRATACTVQSSAPSAVSSVGHVADEALEALSRSLGKREPDPDEKKPAVDKVKEKTKQEECKKLGENEETIPPEYRLTEAKDKDGKPLLPKPEEKSQPMSENDLLKGLTEGFSCSPSPSAPLPTPTVVKKTKESKKPAGSSDVISATTVSSVHSAAPLASTSGGKEMDEALDLLSDFLGQREPDPDEDKPVVDKVKEKAKSEHTDKLGERDDTIPPDYRKLLESGEQGKPVKPTAKDDVKHKEQEKPTDDSAAIDALSGDFDTCAKAPATPQHSKCRTKVERKPSPLNQPQRTKENPKTLKRQRDSPPAANLRSRKQAKR; encoded by the exons ATGGGGTTTGCTCACCGTCGCTTCTTGCCGAATGCGAAGAGGCGCTGCGGTGCAGAGCGCAGAGCTCCCGCACGCGCCTCCGCATCAGCACTTTCTCGGCCTGAACCTGCTTATTTCGGTTCCCTCCCCGGGCGCAGGCACTggcgtgccgtgccgtgccgtgccgtgccggagGTGGGGCGGCCGTGCCTGCTGGGTGGGGAGCGCGCCGCTCGGCACACCGGCTCACCGAGGGCTTGGCCAGCACCTCCTgaacaccaaaaccacagctgcTCTGGCGCTGGGGCAAAAACAGCCGTATCCTGGCATTCCTGCTGGAAACAGAAGGCACGCGTGTACGAC aagcAGTCCCCCTCTGCAGATGCATCAAAAACACAAATTATGAAGCCATCTGAAACAAAG TCCGCAACAACCAAAACAGAATCTGGAAAAAACACTCAGTCAACCAAG CCAACAGACTCTCAAAATAAACAGCCATCCGAAGAGAGGCAAAAGGAACCCAGTGGT GCAAAAAGCCAAACCTCACCTTCTGTGACAACAACTTCTAAGCCAAACAATACAGGAAAAGTAACTACAACTCAAGCTGACCAGCCCCCACAAACAGCCTCCGTAGAGACAGCAAAG CCCAAGTCTGAGAAGATGTCCGTAGCGGCTGGCACAGCTGGTGCAGGTGCAGCCGGTGCAGATGCAGCCGGTGCAAGTGTGGTTACTGCAGCTGATAAGTCAAGTACTGAG CTTGGTATGGATGAGTCGGCACTAGATAGCCTAATAGATACCCTAGGTGGACCTGAAGATGATGTGCCTACTAGTCCTGTTTACACTGGTCCGGAAGTTAcg GAAGATATATCTTCAAGATACTTGGAAGAAATGGGTAAACGGGAAGGTAGTCTCCCTCCAGAGTATGTTAAATTGTTGAAG AGCAAAGGGGATAGCAAAGATGGAGTCCCACCAAAAGTAGATGAACGAGATGAA AAGCCGATGACAGATGATGAGCTTGCAGAGGCCCTGTCGTCTGACTTTACCTGTagtgctgcttctgctgaagaaaagaagagTCTGACAGAG AAACCAAGCAAGGAAGGAGAAATTGTGCAAGCACAAGCAGCAAGTTCAGTCAAGACCTCAGTTCTTCCGAAGGAGAAGACGACAAAATCAGAAGAG gaagtTAAGGATGATGCAGTGGAAGCTCTTCTTGATACTCTCAGTGGACCTGAACCTCAACCTGAAGAAGATCTTAGCCCTGTTGTAGAGGTGTCAGAG gcaaaagctaaagagaaaaaagaagaaaaggctggaGAACGTGATGATACGATACCTCCAGAATACAGGTTAACACCGGAGTTG GATAAAGATGGAAAACCAATACTgccaaagcctgaagaaaaacCTAAG CCTTTGAGTGAATCTGATCTTGTTGATGAATTTTCAAAAGACTTTGCCTGCCCTGCACAGCCTGCAGTACAATGCAAACCATCGAAACCCAGCAGCACATTCAAA AAGCCTTCAGATCCTGTGTCTGCAAAAACTACTGAGGATGAAGTAGTCCCTCGTGCCACAGCTTGCACTGTGCAGTCTTCAGCTCCATCAGCTGTGTCCTCA GTTGGTCACGTGGCAGATGAAGCACTGGAAGCCTTGTCCAGAAGCCTAGGAAAGAGGGAGCCTGATCCAGACGAAAAGAAACCTGCTGTGGACAAAGTTAAG GAGAAAACCAAACAGGAAGAATGCAAAAAACTGGGTGAAAATGAAGAAACTATTCCTCCAGAGTACAGATTAACAGAGGCAAAA GATAAAGATGGAAAACCACTCTTaccaaaacctgaagaaaagtCCCAG CCTATGAGTGAAAACGATCTTTTAAAGGGTTTGACGGAAGgattttcctgttctccatcccCATCTGCACCATTACCTACACCAACTGTAGTAAAG AAAACCAAGGAGAGTAAAAAGCCTGCGGGTTCCTCAGATGTTATCTCTGCTACTACAGTTTCTTCAGTGCACTCAGCAGCTCCTCTAGCTTCTACCTCA GGAGGAAAAGAGATGGACGAAGCCTTGGATCTCCTGTCCGATTTCTTGGGACAGAGGGAGCCCGACCCTGATGAGGACAAACCAGTTGTGGATAAAGTAAAG GAAAAGGCTAAATCTGAACACACAGACAAACTTGGAGAAAGAGATGATACTATCCCACCTGACTATCGAAAACTTCTGGAGTCAGGTGAGCAG GGTAAACCAGTAAAGCCAACAGCAAAGGATGATGTGAAACACAAAGAACAAGAG AAGCCTACAGATGACTCTGCAGCTATTGATGCCCTATCAGGTGACTTTGATACTTGTGCAAAGGCTCCTGCCACTCCACAGCATTCAAAG tgTAGGACAAAAGTGGAAAGGAAACCATCACCACTAAACCAACCCCAAAGGACAAAGGAAAACCCAAAGACCCTAAAACG GCAAAGGGACAGTCCTCCAGCAGCAaatctgagaagcagaaaacaagctAAACGTTAA
- the CAST gene encoding calpastatin isoform X18 has product METGSFQKEQSPSADASKTQIMKPSETKSATTKTESGKNTQSTKPTDSQNKQPSEERQKEPSGAKSQTSPSVTTTSKPNNTGKVTTTQADQPPQTASVETAKPKSEKMSVAAGTAGAGAAGADAAGASVVTAADKSSTELGMDESALDSLIDTLGGPEDDVPTSPVYTGPEVTEDISSRYLEEMGKREGSLPPEYVKLLKSKGDSKDGVPPKVDERDEKPMTDDELAEALSSDFTCSAASAEEKKSLTEKPSKEGEIVQAQAASSVKTSVLPKEKTTKSEEEVKDDAVEALLDTLSGPEPQPEEDLSPVVEVSEAKAKEKKEEKAGERDDTIPPEYRLTPELDKDGKPILPKPEEKPKPLSESDLVDEFSKDFACPAQPAVQCKPSKPSSTFKKPSDPVSAKTTEDEVVPRATACTVQSSAPSAVSSVGHVADEALEALSRSLGKREPDPDEKKPAVDKVKEKTKQEECKKLGENEETIPPEYRLTEAKDKDGKPLLPKPEEKSQPMSENDLLKGLTEGFSCSPSPSAPLPTPTVVKKTKESKKPAGSSDVISATTVSSVHSAAPLASTSGGKEMDEALDLLSDFLGQREPDPDEDKPVVDKVKEKAKSEHTDKLGERDDTIPPDYRKLLESGEQGKPVKPTAKDDVKHKEQEKPTDDSAAIDALSGDFDTCAKAPATPQHSKCRTKVERKPSPLNQPQRTKENPKTLKRQRDSPPAANLRSRKQAKR; this is encoded by the exons ATGGAAACAGGAAGTTTCCAAAAGGAG cAGTCCCCCTCTGCAGATGCATCAAAAACACAAATTATGAAGCCATCTGAAACAAAG TCCGCAACAACCAAAACAGAATCTGGAAAAAACACTCAGTCAACCAAG CCAACAGACTCTCAAAATAAACAGCCATCCGAAGAGAGGCAAAAGGAACCCAGTGGT GCAAAAAGCCAAACCTCACCTTCTGTGACAACAACTTCTAAGCCAAACAATACAGGAAAAGTAACTACAACTCAAGCTGACCAGCCCCCACAAACAGCCTCCGTAGAGACAGCAAAG CCCAAGTCTGAGAAGATGTCCGTAGCGGCTGGCACAGCTGGTGCAGGTGCAGCCGGTGCAGATGCAGCCGGTGCAAGTGTGGTTACTGCAGCTGATAAGTCAAGTACTGAG CTTGGTATGGATGAGTCGGCACTAGATAGCCTAATAGATACCCTAGGTGGACCTGAAGATGATGTGCCTACTAGTCCTGTTTACACTGGTCCGGAAGTTAcg GAAGATATATCTTCAAGATACTTGGAAGAAATGGGTAAACGGGAAGGTAGTCTCCCTCCAGAGTATGTTAAATTGTTGAAG AGCAAAGGGGATAGCAAAGATGGAGTCCCACCAAAAGTAGATGAACGAGATGAA AAGCCGATGACAGATGATGAGCTTGCAGAGGCCCTGTCGTCTGACTTTACCTGTagtgctgcttctgctgaagaaaagaagagTCTGACAGAG AAACCAAGCAAGGAAGGAGAAATTGTGCAAGCACAAGCAGCAAGTTCAGTCAAGACCTCAGTTCTTCCGAAGGAGAAGACGACAAAATCAGAAGAG gaagtTAAGGATGATGCAGTGGAAGCTCTTCTTGATACTCTCAGTGGACCTGAACCTCAACCTGAAGAAGATCTTAGCCCTGTTGTAGAGGTGTCAGAG gcaaaagctaaagagaaaaaagaagaaaaggctggaGAACGTGATGATACGATACCTCCAGAATACAGGTTAACACCGGAGTTG GATAAAGATGGAAAACCAATACTgccaaagcctgaagaaaaacCTAAG CCTTTGAGTGAATCTGATCTTGTTGATGAATTTTCAAAAGACTTTGCCTGCCCTGCACAGCCTGCAGTACAATGCAAACCATCGAAACCCAGCAGCACATTCAAA AAGCCTTCAGATCCTGTGTCTGCAAAAACTACTGAGGATGAAGTAGTCCCTCGTGCCACAGCTTGCACTGTGCAGTCTTCAGCTCCATCAGCTGTGTCCTCA GTTGGTCACGTGGCAGATGAAGCACTGGAAGCCTTGTCCAGAAGCCTAGGAAAGAGGGAGCCTGATCCAGACGAAAAGAAACCTGCTGTGGACAAAGTTAAG GAGAAAACCAAACAGGAAGAATGCAAAAAACTGGGTGAAAATGAAGAAACTATTCCTCCAGAGTACAGATTAACAGAGGCAAAA GATAAAGATGGAAAACCACTCTTaccaaaacctgaagaaaagtCCCAG CCTATGAGTGAAAACGATCTTTTAAAGGGTTTGACGGAAGgattttcctgttctccatcccCATCTGCACCATTACCTACACCAACTGTAGTAAAG AAAACCAAGGAGAGTAAAAAGCCTGCGGGTTCCTCAGATGTTATCTCTGCTACTACAGTTTCTTCAGTGCACTCAGCAGCTCCTCTAGCTTCTACCTCA GGAGGAAAAGAGATGGACGAAGCCTTGGATCTCCTGTCCGATTTCTTGGGACAGAGGGAGCCCGACCCTGATGAGGACAAACCAGTTGTGGATAAAGTAAAG GAAAAGGCTAAATCTGAACACACAGACAAACTTGGAGAAAGAGATGATACTATCCCACCTGACTATCGAAAACTTCTGGAGTCAGGTGAGCAG GGTAAACCAGTAAAGCCAACAGCAAAGGATGATGTGAAACACAAAGAACAAGAG AAGCCTACAGATGACTCTGCAGCTATTGATGCCCTATCAGGTGACTTTGATACTTGTGCAAAGGCTCCTGCCACTCCACAGCATTCAAAG tgTAGGACAAAAGTGGAAAGGAAACCATCACCACTAAACCAACCCCAAAGGACAAAGGAAAACCCAAAGACCCTAAAACG GCAAAGGGACAGTCCTCCAGCAGCAaatctgagaagcagaaaacaagctAAACGTTAA
- the CAST gene encoding calpastatin isoform X2 — MGFAHRRFLPNAKRRCGAERRAPARASASALSRPEPAYFGSLPGRRHWRAVPCRAVPEVGRPCLLGGERAARHTGSPRAWPAPPEHQNHSCSGAGAKTAVSWHSCWKQKARVYDQSPSADASKTQIMKPSETKSATTKTESGKNTQSTKPTDSQNKQPSEERQKEPSGAKSQTSPSVTTTSKPNNTGKVTTTQADQPPQTASVETAKPKSEKMSVAAGTAGAGAAGADAAGASVVTAADKSSTELGMDESALDSLIDTLGGPEDDVPTSPVYTGPEVTEDISSRYLEEMGKREGSLPPEYVKLLKSKGDSKDGVPPKVDERDEKPMTDDELAEALSSDFTCSAASAEEKKSLTEKPSKEGEIVQAQAASSVKTSVLPKEKTTKSEEEVKDDAVEALLDTLSGPEPQPEEDLSPVVEVSEAKAKEKKEEKAGERDDTIPPEYRLTPELDKDGKPILPKPEEKPKPLSESDLVDEFSKDFACPAQPAVQCKPSKPSSTFKKPSDPVSAKTTEDEVVPRATACTVQSSAPSAVSSVGHVADEALEALSRSLGKREPDPDEKKPAVDKVKEKTKQEECKKLGENEETIPPEYRLTEAKDKDGKPLLPKPEEKSQPMSENDLLKGLTEGFSCSPSPSAPLPTPTVVKKTKESKKPAGSSDVISATTVSSVHSAAPLASTSGGKEMDEALDLLSDFLGQREPDPDEDKPVVDKVKEKAKSEHTDKLGERDDTIPPDYRKLLESGEQGKPVKPTAKDDVKHKEQEKPTDDSAAIDALSGDFDTCAKAPATPQHSKCRTKVERKPSPLNQPQRTKENPKTLKRQRDSPPAANLRSRKQAKR, encoded by the exons ATGGGGTTTGCTCACCGTCGCTTCTTGCCGAATGCGAAGAGGCGCTGCGGTGCAGAGCGCAGAGCTCCCGCACGCGCCTCCGCATCAGCACTTTCTCGGCCTGAACCTGCTTATTTCGGTTCCCTCCCCGGGCGCAGGCACTggcgtgccgtgccgtgccgtgccgtgccggagGTGGGGCGGCCGTGCCTGCTGGGTGGGGAGCGCGCCGCTCGGCACACCGGCTCACCGAGGGCTTGGCCAGCACCTCCTgaacaccaaaaccacagctgcTCTGGCGCTGGGGCAAAAACAGCCGTATCCTGGCATTCCTGCTGGAAACAGAAGGCACGCGTGTACGAC cAGTCCCCCTCTGCAGATGCATCAAAAACACAAATTATGAAGCCATCTGAAACAAAG TCCGCAACAACCAAAACAGAATCTGGAAAAAACACTCAGTCAACCAAG CCAACAGACTCTCAAAATAAACAGCCATCCGAAGAGAGGCAAAAGGAACCCAGTGGT GCAAAAAGCCAAACCTCACCTTCTGTGACAACAACTTCTAAGCCAAACAATACAGGAAAAGTAACTACAACTCAAGCTGACCAGCCCCCACAAACAGCCTCCGTAGAGACAGCAAAG CCCAAGTCTGAGAAGATGTCCGTAGCGGCTGGCACAGCTGGTGCAGGTGCAGCCGGTGCAGATGCAGCCGGTGCAAGTGTGGTTACTGCAGCTGATAAGTCAAGTACTGAG CTTGGTATGGATGAGTCGGCACTAGATAGCCTAATAGATACCCTAGGTGGACCTGAAGATGATGTGCCTACTAGTCCTGTTTACACTGGTCCGGAAGTTAcg GAAGATATATCTTCAAGATACTTGGAAGAAATGGGTAAACGGGAAGGTAGTCTCCCTCCAGAGTATGTTAAATTGTTGAAG AGCAAAGGGGATAGCAAAGATGGAGTCCCACCAAAAGTAGATGAACGAGATGAA AAGCCGATGACAGATGATGAGCTTGCAGAGGCCCTGTCGTCTGACTTTACCTGTagtgctgcttctgctgaagaaaagaagagTCTGACAGAG AAACCAAGCAAGGAAGGAGAAATTGTGCAAGCACAAGCAGCAAGTTCAGTCAAGACCTCAGTTCTTCCGAAGGAGAAGACGACAAAATCAGAAGAG gaagtTAAGGATGATGCAGTGGAAGCTCTTCTTGATACTCTCAGTGGACCTGAACCTCAACCTGAAGAAGATCTTAGCCCTGTTGTAGAGGTGTCAGAG gcaaaagctaaagagaaaaaagaagaaaaggctggaGAACGTGATGATACGATACCTCCAGAATACAGGTTAACACCGGAGTTG GATAAAGATGGAAAACCAATACTgccaaagcctgaagaaaaacCTAAG CCTTTGAGTGAATCTGATCTTGTTGATGAATTTTCAAAAGACTTTGCCTGCCCTGCACAGCCTGCAGTACAATGCAAACCATCGAAACCCAGCAGCACATTCAAA AAGCCTTCAGATCCTGTGTCTGCAAAAACTACTGAGGATGAAGTAGTCCCTCGTGCCACAGCTTGCACTGTGCAGTCTTCAGCTCCATCAGCTGTGTCCTCA GTTGGTCACGTGGCAGATGAAGCACTGGAAGCCTTGTCCAGAAGCCTAGGAAAGAGGGAGCCTGATCCAGACGAAAAGAAACCTGCTGTGGACAAAGTTAAG GAGAAAACCAAACAGGAAGAATGCAAAAAACTGGGTGAAAATGAAGAAACTATTCCTCCAGAGTACAGATTAACAGAGGCAAAA GATAAAGATGGAAAACCACTCTTaccaaaacctgaagaaaagtCCCAG CCTATGAGTGAAAACGATCTTTTAAAGGGTTTGACGGAAGgattttcctgttctccatcccCATCTGCACCATTACCTACACCAACTGTAGTAAAG AAAACCAAGGAGAGTAAAAAGCCTGCGGGTTCCTCAGATGTTATCTCTGCTACTACAGTTTCTTCAGTGCACTCAGCAGCTCCTCTAGCTTCTACCTCA GGAGGAAAAGAGATGGACGAAGCCTTGGATCTCCTGTCCGATTTCTTGGGACAGAGGGAGCCCGACCCTGATGAGGACAAACCAGTTGTGGATAAAGTAAAG GAAAAGGCTAAATCTGAACACACAGACAAACTTGGAGAAAGAGATGATACTATCCCACCTGACTATCGAAAACTTCTGGAGTCAGGTGAGCAG GGTAAACCAGTAAAGCCAACAGCAAAGGATGATGTGAAACACAAAGAACAAGAG AAGCCTACAGATGACTCTGCAGCTATTGATGCCCTATCAGGTGACTTTGATACTTGTGCAAAGGCTCCTGCCACTCCACAGCATTCAAAG tgTAGGACAAAAGTGGAAAGGAAACCATCACCACTAAACCAACCCCAAAGGACAAAGGAAAACCCAAAGACCCTAAAACG GCAAAGGGACAGTCCTCCAGCAGCAaatctgagaagcagaaaacaagctAAACGTTAA